Proteins encoded by one window of Deinococcus malanensis:
- a CDS encoding glycosyltransferase family 4 protein, with product MTRPVPVPIRVLFVTDAPAVGGSEVYMREIIPSMRPFGVQSEVAMPAAAGTADFRAQLSERSIPVHAYRDLKQVVSAERTGDFDLTVLSSWNALGYRKYYAALQGPFVSLVHDQLMLHIPGLPQAVYRAFYEVLQARDIRGAQHVVTVSHWAAAYLRRHHRMSQVHAVPNGVDVNKFCPASDAERRTLRKAYDFRRFTVLVPARMSIEKNHPAVMAVARAVPHLDFVLVGTGYLEGVLRRVATPNVRFFGKRDDMPELYRAADVVLQPTIAENQSLATLEALSSGTPVVTNDIPAQRELVTFGQEGLLVGSGVSGYATALRSLAAHPEHLGRMGKAARERVLGGHTLEQNAAGLAGLLRQLSGRP from the coding sequence ATGACCCGGCCTGTCCCCGTCCCCATCCGCGTGCTGTTCGTGACTGATGCCCCGGCGGTAGGCGGCAGCGAGGTCTACATGCGTGAGATCATTCCGTCCATGCGCCCATTTGGCGTGCAGTCCGAGGTCGCCATGCCAGCGGCGGCCGGTACCGCCGATTTCCGTGCTCAGCTGTCGGAGCGCAGCATTCCCGTGCATGCCTACCGGGACCTGAAGCAGGTGGTGTCGGCCGAGCGCACAGGAGACTTTGACCTGACGGTCCTGAGCAGCTGGAACGCACTGGGCTACCGCAAGTACTACGCGGCGCTGCAGGGGCCGTTCGTGTCCCTGGTTCACGACCAGTTGATGCTGCACATTCCAGGCCTGCCACAGGCGGTGTACCGGGCCTTCTACGAAGTTCTGCAGGCCCGGGACATTCGCGGCGCGCAGCATGTCGTGACGGTGTCACACTGGGCGGCCGCCTACCTCAGGCGTCACCACCGTATGTCGCAGGTTCATGCCGTTCCCAATGGTGTGGACGTCAATAAATTCTGTCCGGCGTCAGATGCAGAGCGGCGGACCCTGCGCAAGGCGTACGACTTTCGACGCTTCACGGTCCTGGTCCCTGCCCGTATGAGCATCGAGAAGAACCACCCGGCTGTCATGGCCGTGGCCCGCGCTGTTCCGCATCTGGACTTCGTGCTGGTCGGCACCGGGTATCTAGAAGGCGTTTTGCGGCGCGTGGCGACTCCCAACGTGCGCTTCTTCGGCAAGCGGGATGACATGCCTGAGCTGTACCGCGCTGCGGACGTGGTTCTGCAACCGACCATCGCGGAGAATCAGTCGCTGGCAACCCTGGAGGCGCTGAGCAGCGGGACGCCGGTGGTCACCAACGACATTCCGGCGCAGCGTGAACTGGTCACCTTTGGACAGGAGGGGCTGCTGGTGGGCAGTGGCGTGTCTGGATACGCCACTGCCCTGCGCAGCCTTGCAGCGCATCCAGAGCATCTGGGGCGCATGGGTAAGGCCGCCCGCGAGCGTGTGCTTGGCGGGCACACGCTGGAGCAGAACGCGGCCGGTCTGGCCGGTCTGCTGCGCCAACTGTCCGGCCGACCATAA
- a CDS encoding NUDIX domain-containing protein codes for MSAVNLRAIWGPRPLLSVGVSILIQDEAGRVLLQRRGDDRLWGTPGGGLDPGEDFLAAARRELHEETGLNCPDLTWLGVHDGLVSGPGFRHCYPNGHEVFQVGTRMLGHLPASALENAQPDGSGETLELRWFTLEDLPALSSNINHANLNVLRGRAGLAPLALLPVTSPEEATPYWTDLRRAAGPAPLFVPGASVLVTDSSGCLLLLRHAATDHWVLPGGKMEPGESFEACARRELLEETGLDAASLEPRVLLAGPEFRYKDGTGVWDSVGVVFEAGEVTGRVSAAPDEIAEARWCDAQEVGRLRLLGLYTQRAVDIWLMDQLSVSRCAITT; via the coding sequence ATGAGTGCCGTGAATCTGCGCGCCATATGGGGCCCGCGCCCACTGCTGAGCGTCGGCGTCAGCATCCTGATTCAGGACGAGGCGGGGCGGGTGCTGCTACAGCGACGGGGCGACGATAGGCTGTGGGGCACACCGGGCGGCGGCCTTGACCCCGGAGAAGACTTTCTTGCTGCTGCCCGCCGCGAGCTGCACGAGGAAACCGGTCTGAACTGCCCGGACCTCACGTGGCTGGGCGTGCACGACGGTCTGGTGAGTGGTCCCGGGTTCCGGCACTGCTATCCCAACGGGCATGAGGTCTTTCAGGTGGGGACCCGCATGCTGGGGCATCTGCCGGCCTCCGCCCTGGAGAACGCGCAGCCCGACGGCAGCGGCGAGACGCTGGAATTGCGCTGGTTCACCCTGGAGGATCTGCCGGCCCTGAGCAGCAATATCAACCACGCCAACCTGAATGTGCTGCGAGGGCGGGCCGGTCTTGCGCCTCTGGCGCTGCTTCCGGTAACCAGTCCTGAAGAAGCCACCCCTTACTGGACCGACCTGCGGCGCGCGGCGGGCCCAGCCCCCCTGTTTGTTCCCGGGGCCAGCGTTCTGGTCACGGATTCTTCTGGCTGCCTGCTGCTGCTCAGGCATGCAGCCACTGACCACTGGGTACTGCCCGGCGGAAAGATGGAGCCCGGCGAGTCCTTTGAGGCCTGTGCTCGACGCGAACTGCTGGAAGAAACGGGACTGGATGCCGCCTCACTGGAACCCAGGGTGCTGCTGGCCGGGCCCGAGTTCCGCTATAAGGACGGGACCGGTGTGTGGGACAGCGTAGGTGTGGTGTTTGAGGCCGGTGAGGTCACGGGCAGGGTAAGCGCGGCTCCAGACGAAATTGCAGAGGCACGCTGGTGTGATGCACAGGAGGTCGGCCGGCTCAGGCTGCTGGGGCTCTATACGCAGCGAGCAGTGGACATCTGGCTTATGGATCAGCTCTCAGTGTCGCGCTGTGCCATCACCACGTAA
- a CDS encoding class I SAM-dependent methyltransferase: MPPAALPEIPHSREWYARLAHELGGYRHPWTRVLSGPDPELTFDITLDSLLTPHTRVLEAGCGHGPDAARFGPRAARWTAYDRQPELLELAKSHAPQAEFHLWDGRGEVPDALQGPFDLIVSRRGPTSVIPHLPVLAAPEAQFLYVGPHLDVPQVPQRLRAAGWQLVSEWRISVLAHAPTWGDWLTRCEFQGQEARQEDWDAHAGPLGMPYREARYVVMAQRDTES, from the coding sequence GTGCCTCCTGCAGCGCTCCCTGAAATCCCTCACTCCCGCGAGTGGTACGCCCGCCTGGCCCATGAGCTGGGCGGGTATCGTCATCCCTGGACCCGGGTGCTGTCGGGCCCCGACCCGGAACTGACCTTCGACATCACCCTGGACAGTCTGCTGACCCCGCACACACGGGTGCTGGAAGCCGGCTGCGGTCACGGACCAGATGCCGCGCGTTTTGGCCCACGCGCCGCACGCTGGACGGCCTATGACCGCCAGCCTGAGCTGCTGGAACTGGCGAAAAGTCATGCTCCTCAGGCCGAGTTTCATCTCTGGGACGGACGCGGGGAGGTCCCTGACGCCTTGCAGGGTCCCTTTGATCTGATCGTCTCGCGGCGCGGCCCCACGTCTGTGATTCCGCACCTTCCTGTCCTGGCCGCTCCAGAAGCGCAGTTTCTGTACGTCGGCCCACACCTGGACGTCCCGCAGGTGCCCCAGCGCCTGCGAGCAGCCGGGTGGCAGCTGGTGTCCGAATGGCGGATTTCGGTGCTGGCCCACGCGCCCACCTGGGGAGACTGGCTGACCCGCTGTGAATTCCAGGGCCAGGAGGCGCGCCAGGAGGACTGGGACGCCCACGCCGGGCCGCTGGGCATGCCGTACCGCGAGGCACGTTACGTGGTGATGGCACAGCGCGACACTGAGAGCTGA
- a CDS encoding DUF2268 domain-containing putative Zn-dependent protease (predicted Zn-dependent protease with a strongly conserved HExxH motif), which translates to MSKTNQLHLMNAAAKIPPELAAELRHLLQHQLDRQAGLLDLGGVDVAVYVSPWTLAETGVGGYAPLGHWVQVTLTPNHPSFAACWKQEVPATLAHELHHARRWQGVGYGQTLLEVMVSEGLALHHELPERGGVLAPYTTVPGDLDSLWTRAEPLLDREDYDHNAWFYGSAAQHLPRWAGYALGFELVRRFLATEGGDAATCVDVPATDLRTFAGP; encoded by the coding sequence ATGTCGAAGACCAACCAACTGCACCTGATGAATGCCGCCGCAAAGATCCCGCCTGAGCTGGCAGCGGAGTTGCGTCACCTGCTTCAGCACCAGCTCGACCGGCAGGCTGGGCTGCTGGACCTGGGTGGCGTCGATGTGGCGGTGTATGTCTCACCCTGGACCCTTGCCGAGACGGGTGTGGGCGGGTACGCGCCGCTGGGACATTGGGTGCAGGTCACGCTCACTCCGAACCATCCCAGCTTCGCCGCCTGCTGGAAACAGGAAGTTCCGGCGACACTGGCGCACGAACTGCACCATGCCCGTCGCTGGCAGGGAGTGGGCTACGGGCAGACCCTGCTGGAAGTGATGGTCAGCGAAGGTCTGGCACTGCACCATGAGTTGCCGGAGCGTGGCGGCGTCCTTGCACCCTACACGACCGTTCCAGGGGACCTGGATTCGCTCTGGACCAGAGCAGAGCCGCTGCTTGACCGCGAGGACTACGACCACAATGCCTGGTTCTATGGCTCTGCCGCGCAGCACCTTCCACGCTGGGCGGGGTATGCGCTGGGCTTTGAACTGGTACGGCGTTTTCTGGCCACAGAAGGTGGGGACGCTGCCACCTGTGTCGACGTTCCCGCCACTGACCTGAGAACCTTCGCCGGACCGTAG
- a CDS encoding phenylalanine--tRNA ligase subunit beta, with amino-acid sequence MKLPYSWLQDLIPALPPVTELEPVFAQLGLPLEGIEEVAAPSEGVLLVAVTAAEPIEGTALTKLTLDVGPHGEKTIASGAPNAVDLPAGTMVALVAPGTTLGDMTYGVRELQGVESWGMAASAKELGLGESSAGLMLFPAGTAAPGTPMHNLWAADQVLDVEITPNRADVLSALGLARDLAAFLKLELREPPAGPAATGQGEIRVSLPTRGLTLERDPSRKLRFGCDHFAARTVGGLTNGPAPLWMQRRVTLAGMRPIDLIVDTSNYVMLELGQPTALYDRRDVQDDQILVSFGLRQGEVVRDLLGNEHTVGPEDLLILDGRGRAIPSVAEAFTTARQPQQGSGVLGIAGIMGGDHGHVRADTRDVVIESAHFDPVLLRRTSTRLGLKTDAVYRYERGVDPLLSPRAADRVADLLAEHGQGVAHPGVTLVGEPEVPGPIEATGEQIRTLLGMHVDTAEMRAILTRLGCRVEGEEDMLRVTPPSWRVDMSIWQDLAEEVARLHGFGALPETLPTLRVHESNLGAAAESTARATLRRTLAGLGFQEVVTYTFTSDEEAARGRTEMPGVRLRNPLSADRTGLRTALYPSLLKAAQAHPKGERALLFEIGRIFPAAGETERLGLLMRGPFAASTHQPGVAGGFSVFKGLVESLAGTLGDRFELRQLRGEAVPGALHPGIAGEIVWNGHPVGWLGALHPEIAQEFGLKGDTFLLEAALPLPGRTWSFRDPSRAPAAWRDLAVIAPQGVSYGEIAGVLKQAAGELLESVEPFDVYVGAPIPEGQRSIAVRLIFRGVRTLTDEEVDPVMTRLMDTVRAQGWSIREK; translated from the coding sequence ATGAAACTTCCCTATTCCTGGCTTCAAGACCTGATTCCTGCCCTGCCCCCCGTAACCGAGCTGGAGCCGGTATTTGCGCAGCTGGGCCTGCCGCTGGAAGGCATCGAAGAGGTCGCTGCCCCGTCTGAAGGCGTGTTGCTGGTGGCTGTGACAGCAGCTGAGCCCATTGAGGGCACGGCACTGACCAAACTGACCCTGGACGTGGGCCCTCACGGCGAGAAGACGATTGCCAGCGGCGCCCCCAACGCCGTGGACCTCCCGGCCGGCACCATGGTCGCGCTGGTCGCGCCGGGAACCACACTGGGCGACATGACCTACGGGGTCCGGGAACTGCAGGGCGTGGAGTCCTGGGGAATGGCGGCCAGTGCCAAGGAACTGGGACTGGGCGAAAGCAGCGCCGGACTGATGCTGTTCCCGGCCGGCACCGCCGCGCCCGGCACGCCCATGCACAACCTGTGGGCCGCCGATCAGGTGCTGGATGTCGAGATCACGCCCAACCGCGCCGACGTGCTCAGCGCCCTGGGGCTGGCGCGCGACCTGGCCGCCTTTCTGAAGCTGGAACTGCGTGAGCCGCCAGCCGGACCAGCAGCCACTGGACAAGGGGAGATCCGCGTGTCGCTACCCACGCGCGGCCTGACGCTGGAACGCGATCCCTCCCGCAAGCTTCGCTTCGGGTGTGACCACTTCGCGGCCCGCACGGTGGGCGGACTGACCAACGGCCCCGCGCCGCTGTGGATGCAGCGCCGCGTGACCCTGGCCGGCATGCGCCCCATTGATCTGATCGTGGATACCAGCAACTACGTGATGCTGGAACTGGGCCAGCCGACCGCGCTGTATGACCGCCGCGACGTGCAGGATGACCAGATCCTGGTGTCGTTCGGTCTGCGCCAGGGTGAGGTGGTGCGCGACCTGCTGGGCAACGAGCACACCGTGGGACCCGAGGACCTGCTGATTCTGGACGGCCGTGGGCGGGCCATTCCCAGTGTGGCTGAGGCGTTCACGACTGCCCGGCAGCCGCAGCAGGGCTCAGGCGTGCTGGGCATTGCCGGCATCATGGGCGGCGACCACGGCCATGTGCGGGCCGACACCCGTGACGTGGTGATCGAGTCGGCGCATTTCGACCCGGTTCTACTGCGACGCACGAGTACCCGCCTGGGCCTCAAGACCGACGCCGTGTACCGCTACGAGCGCGGTGTGGACCCGCTGCTCTCTCCCCGCGCCGCTGACCGGGTCGCGGACCTGCTAGCCGAGCATGGCCAGGGCGTAGCCCACCCTGGCGTAACCCTGGTCGGGGAGCCGGAAGTGCCCGGCCCCATCGAGGCCACCGGCGAGCAGATCCGCACGCTGCTGGGTATGCATGTCGACACCGCCGAGATGCGCGCCATCCTGACCCGCCTGGGCTGCCGAGTAGAAGGTGAGGAGGACATGCTGCGCGTTACGCCGCCTTCCTGGCGGGTGGACATGAGCATCTGGCAGGATCTGGCCGAGGAGGTCGCCCGCCTGCATGGCTTCGGGGCGCTGCCCGAGACTCTGCCGACCCTGCGCGTGCACGAGAGCAATCTTGGTGCGGCGGCCGAGAGCACGGCGCGGGCCACCCTGCGCCGCACGCTGGCTGGTTTGGGCTTCCAGGAGGTGGTGACCTACACCTTCACGAGCGACGAGGAGGCCGCCCGAGGCCGCACCGAAATGCCGGGTGTGCGTCTGCGCAACCCGCTGAGCGCCGACCGCACCGGCCTGCGCACCGCCCTGTACCCCAGTCTGCTCAAGGCGGCTCAGGCGCACCCGAAAGGCGAGCGGGCGCTGCTGTTCGAGATCGGTCGTATCTTCCCGGCTGCTGGTGAGACCGAGCGTCTGGGCCTGCTGATGCGGGGTCCATTCGCCGCCAGCACACATCAGCCAGGGGTGGCCGGCGGCTTCAGCGTATTCAAGGGACTGGTCGAGAGCCTCGCGGGTACGCTGGGTGACCGCTTTGAACTGCGTCAGCTGCGTGGTGAGGCCGTGCCGGGTGCGCTGCATCCTGGCATCGCCGGCGAGATCGTCTGGAACGGGCATCCGGTGGGCTGGCTGGGTGCCCTGCATCCGGAAATAGCGCAGGAGTTCGGGCTGAAGGGTGACACCTTCTTGCTGGAGGCGGCGCTGCCCCTGCCGGGCAGAACGTGGAGCTTCCGCGATCCCAGCCGTGCACCGGCGGCATGGCGTGACCTCGCGGTGATCGCGCCGCAAGGTGTCAGTTACGGTGAGATCGCCGGGGTGCTCAAGCAGGCCGCGGGTGAGCTGCTTGAAAGTGTCGAGCCCTTCGATGTGTATGTCGGTGCGCCCATTCCGGAAGGCCAGCGGTCCATCGCCGTTCGCCTGATCTTCCGGGGGGTCCGGACCCTCACCGATGAGGAAGTCGATCCGGTCATGACCCGCCTGATGGACACGGTGCGCGCTCAGGGCTGGAGTATTCGCGAGAAGTGA
- a CDS encoding NUDIX hydrolase, giving the protein MRARAVGILFNEQQDVLLMRRRKEGRVYATLPGGGIEEGETPAQACARELLEEVNLEVDVLEEVLTLENQGNQEHYFRVVWRSGEMRLGDGPEGVRHSEQNWYNPEWVSVDDLDGVNLVPAELHPLIRTMLENA; this is encoded by the coding sequence GTGAGGGCCCGCGCCGTCGGCATTCTGTTCAACGAGCAGCAGGACGTGCTGCTGATGCGCCGCCGCAAGGAGGGCCGCGTCTACGCCACCCTGCCCGGCGGTGGGATTGAGGAGGGCGAAACGCCCGCCCAGGCCTGCGCCCGGGAACTGCTGGAGGAAGTCAACCTGGAGGTGGACGTCCTGGAAGAAGTGCTGACCCTGGAAAATCAGGGCAACCAGGAACATTACTTCCGGGTGGTGTGGCGCAGCGGTGAGATGCGCCTGGGCGACGGCCCCGAGGGCGTGCGCCACAGCGAACAGAACTGGTACAACCCCGAGTGGGTAAGCGTGGACGACCTGGACGGGGTGAACCTTGTGCCCGCCGAACTGCACCCCCTGATCCGCACAATGCTGGAGAACGCATGA